The Hippoglossus hippoglossus isolate fHipHip1 chromosome 19, fHipHip1.pri, whole genome shotgun sequence genome has a segment encoding these proteins:
- the cep131 gene encoding centrosomal protein of 131 kDa isoform X4, whose amino-acid sequence MHKTRSPSSIPTGVSRDALDLSLSGSQLSVSKRPSSASPGKCFSRSVSVSVAGERRGKRNTLSDVSFGSSRSIKNLRRSNSTTQVNQQANISLSQEQSGDYLALFDSRSDGRKKLSSFSKASPDRTTWNILDDQPRAFPVHLSPRSTGSVDSPISLKKREPGIALAATFTANNRSNKGAVGNSVTTILHNNYSEKPLTPKSSNQKPSFNNILKATANDEVSLENGSLTKSQKNFSSTSLSSNNRSPVLALHGSPVLLRRKEVTEEEAERFIQQVNQAAVTIQRWYRAKRRHTNQAALKRILAGKRKEWEERTEDDSRLEQPQKRDEDRKRIREEKARLARLAAIQELQQKRAQRVTEVQHAAELELENQRPTSGVGRKKPPKITLTNKSPAASPSNNSPVSPTVVKAKNTDSNLNIVADVGELSFRAISPALSNPRGSQCSQEQEDRAEEDICLEQPHQENDRKLIRKEKARLARLAAVQVITADELPQKRTQRVAEVPRAAEVESMKPVGVVGRRKPQKIIQTNRSPASPSNNNSPMSPTDIKTKNTDTNLNVGTDIAELSFRAISPSFSNRRGSQCSQEALQRSVSVEEQRQGALSSRAQSKTTLNELLDTLKLLEDEPERLSEPKCYRKEKYAWIDEDGDSNSLTTDNLERHRQLSHHPALPDGGALLSEAKLQSIMSFLDEMEKSEQERPRSVTSGSHREAVLSEEELVGVEQASATAAEVTGSMMRIKLELEEKKRTVNMLQAALAQQRELTLRHVNETEKELNRNLHLQKEQSESTIQRHLTFIDQLINDKKSLSERCEGVVGELKLVDQKYTKQIAQMQEQHEMEIKKLKDLMSATEKIRREKWIDEKTRKIKEITVKGLEPEIQKLISKHKQELKKLRALHEAELLQADDRVAQRYVRQCEELRVQLEKEKEEQCQRERELAKQRYEKQLQEEELSLQQQRRRLYKEVSDEKERLAQLSARQRVELEDLKRQLEENSSLAARALREELEKTRQEQERRHQVEMKALQERLGIERQTWEGNYKRKEEAWLLSRERELKDALRRERDKEIELAICTLEDETTKDKEECERAADNRVKRLREKYEAELRELARSERTAVEKQQELRRQQIVTEEELIRLQAMLGQKEQEMEDITQTRDKLSDERRSLAEVIRQEFADRLVMTEEENRRMKVEVSEVRARQRLEVERVTREKEEELAEVHQRVKSAILRKEDTVSNLRKQHEAALKRADHLEALWEQQRKQLLEK is encoded by the exons TCAGGAACAGAGCGGGGACTACTTGGCCCTGTTTGACAGCCGCTCGGATGGACGCAAGAAACTGTCCAGCTTCAGCAAGGCGTCTCCAGACAGAACCACATGGAACATCCTG GACGACCAGCCCAGAGCTTTTCCTGTGCACTTGAGTCCTCGTAGCACCGGCAGCGTGGACTCTCCCATCAGCCTGAAGAAGAGAGAGCCTGGCATTGCTCTGGCCGCCACCTTCACCGCCAACAACAG GAGCAACAAGGGAGCTGTGGGGAATTCTGTCACCACCATCTTGCACAACAACTATTCTGAGAAACCACTCACGCCAAAGAGCTCCAACCAGAAGCCGTCCTTTAA TAACATCCTGAAAGCCACAGCAAATGATGAAGTGTCACTGGAGAACGGCTCCCTCACCAAGTCCCAGAAGAATTTCTCCTCAACATCTTTAAGTTCCAACAACAGATCTCCGGTGTTGGCCCTCCACGGCAGCCCCGTCCTGCTGCGGAGGAAGGAGGTCAccgaggaggaggctgaaag GTTTATTCAGCAGGTGAACCAGGCAGCAGTCACCATCCAGCGCTGGTACAGAGCCAAGAGACGACACACAAACCAGGCAGCGCTCAAACGCATCCTTGCTGGTAAAAGAAAG gagtgggaggagagaaCGGAGGACGACAGTCGCCTGGAGCAGCCGCAGAAACGGGACGAAGACAGGAAACGGATTCGTGAAGAGAAAGCTCGTCTGGCCCGTCTCGCTGCCATCCAG GAACTGCAGCAGAAACGGGCCCAGCGGGTCACAGAGGTGCAGCATGCGGCCGAGCTGGAGCTTGAAAACCAGAGGCCGACCAGTGGGGTTGGGAGGAAGAAACCTCCCAAGATTACTCTGACCAATAAAAGTCCAGCGGCCTCGCCGAGCAACAACAGCCCCGTGTCGCCCACAGTTGTCAAAGCCAAAAATACAG ACTCCAATTTGAACATTGTGGCCGACGTAGGTGAACTGAGCTTCAGAGCCATTTCTCCTGCTCTGTCCAATCCCAGAGGCTCTCAGTGTTCCCAG GagcaggaggacagagcagaggaggataTTTGTCTGGAGCAGCCGCACCAGGAGAACGACAGGAAACTGATCCGTAAAGAGAAAGCTCGTCTGGCCCGTCTCGCCGCCGTGCAGGTGATCACGGCTGAT GAGCTGCCACAGAAAAGAACCCAGCGAGTGGCAGAGGTGCCTCGCGCAGCTGAAGTGGAAAGCATGAAGCCGGTTGGTGTGGTTGGACGCAGGAAGCCGCAAAAGATTATCCAGACCAACAGAAGTCCAGCCTCGCcgagcaacaacaacagcccGATGTCACCAACAGACATCAAAACCAAGAACACAG ACACCAATTTGAATGTGGGGACTGACATAGCGGAGCTCAGCTTCAGAGCCATTTCCCCATCGTTCTCCAATCGCAGAGGTTCTCAGTGTTCCCAG GAGGCTCTGCAGAGGTCTGTGAGTGTGGAGGAGCAGCGTCAGGGAGCTTTGTCCAGCAGAGCTCAGTCTAAAACTACGCTCAACGAGCTGCTGGACACTCTGAAGCTGCTGGAGGACGAGCCAGAGAGGCTGTCCGAGCCCAAGTGCTACCGCAAGGAGAAGTACGCCTGGATAGATGAG GACGGAGACTCCAACTCTCTGACCACTGACAACCTGGAGCGCCACAGGCAGCTGAGCCACCACCCCGCACTGCCAGACGGGGGCGCCCTGCTCTCTGAGGCCAAGCTGCAGAGCATCATGAGCTTCCTCGACGAGATGGAGAAGTCTGAGCAGGAGAGACCTCGCTCGGTCACCTCAGGATCACACAGAGAG GCTGTGTTGTCTGAGGAGGAGCTGGTCGGCGTCGAGCAGGCGTCGGCCACCGCCGCCGAAGTCACCGGCTCCATGATGAGAATcaagctggagctggaggagaagaaacgCACCGTGAACATGCTGCAGGCCGCGCTG gcccagcagagggagctgacGCTGAGGCATGTGAATGAGACAGAGAAGGAGCTGAACAGGAACCTCCATCTCCAGAAGGAACAATCTGAGTCCACCATCCAGAGACACCTCACTTTCATTGATCAG CTGATCAACGATAAGAAGTCCCTGAGTGAGCGCTGTGAGGGAGTGGTGGGAGAGCTGAAGCTGGTGGATCAGAAATACACCAAGCAGATTGCACAGATGCAGGAGCAGCATGAGATG GAGATCAAGAAGTTAAAGGACCTAATGAGCGCCACGGAGAAAATACGGCGGGAGAAATGGATCGACGAGAAAACCAGGAAGATTAAAGAGATCACTGTGAAAG GTCTGGAGCCGGAGATCCAGAAGCTGAtctccaaacacaaacaggagctgaagaagctgcGGGCGCTCCACGAGGCGGAGCTGCTGCAGGCGGACGACCGGGTGGCCCAGCGCTACGTCCGCCAGTGTGAAGAGCTCCGCGtacagctggagaaggagaaggaggagcagtgtcagagagagagggagctcgCCAAGCAGAG gtatgagaagcagcttcaggaggaggagctgtccctccagcagcagaggaggcgtCTCTACAAGGAGGTGTCCGACGAGAAAGAGAGGTTGGCCCAGCTGTCTGCTcg GCAGCGAGTGGAGCTGGAGGATCTGAAgcggcagctggaggagaacagTTCTCTGGCTGCACGGGCGCTCAGAGAAGAGCTGGAAAAAACCagacaggagcaggagaggaggcacCAG gTGGAGATGAAGGCATTACAAGAACGACTGGGCATCGAGAGGCAAACCTGGGAAGGAAACTACAAGAGAAAAGAG GAGGCGTGGCTTCTGAGCCGTGAGCGCGAGCTCAAAGACGCGCTGCGACGAGAACGCGACAAAGAGATTGAACTCGCCATCTGCACGCTGGAGGACGAAACGACCAAGGACAAGGAGGAGTGTGAGAGGGCAGCTGACAACAG GGTGAAGCGTTTGAGGGAGAAATACGAGGCTGAGCTCAGGGAGCTGGCGCGCTCGGAGAGGACGGCTGTGGAGAAACAACAAGAGCTGAGGAGGCAGCAGATAGTCACGGAGGAAGAGCTGATCAGACTTCAGGCCATGCTCGGACAGAAAGAACAGGAGATGGAGGACATCACACAG ACCAGGGACAAGCTGTCAGACGAGCGCCGCAGCCTGGCAGAGGTGATAAGGCAGGAGTTTGCTGACAGGCTGGTgatgacggaggaggagaaccGCCGGATGAAAGTTGAAGTGTCAGAGGTCAGGGCCAGGCAGCggctggaggtggagagggtgaccagggagaaggaggaggagctggctgaAGTCCATCAACG AGTGAAGTCGGCCATCTTGAGGAAGGAAGACACGGTCAGTAATCTTCGGAAGCAGCACGAG GCTGCTCTGAAGAGGGCGGATCACCTGGAGGCCCTGTGGGaacagcagaggaagcagctgctggagaagtGA
- the cep131 gene encoding centrosomal protein of 131 kDa isoform X1 produces the protein MHKTRSPSSIPTGVSRDALDLSLSGSQLSVSKRPSSASPGKCFSRSVSVSVAGERRGKRNTLSDVSFGSSRSIKNLRRSNSTTQVNQQANISLSQEQSGDYLALFDSRSDGRKKLSSFSKASPDRTTWNILDDQPRAFPVHLSPRSTGSVDSPISLKKREPGIALAATFTANNRSNKGAVGNSVTTILHNNYSEKPLTPKSSNQKPSFNNILKATANDEVSLENGSLTKSQKNFSSTSLSSNNRSPVLALHGSPVLLRRKEVTEEEAERFIQQVNQAAVTIQRWYRAKRRHTNQAALKRILAGKRKEWEERTEDDSRLEQPQKRDEDRKRIREEKARLARLAAIQELQQKRAQRVTEVQHAAELELENQRPTSGVGRKKPPKITLTNKSPAASPSNNSPVSPTVVKAKNTDSNLNIVADVGELSFRAISPALSNPRGSQCSQEQEDRAEEDICLEQPHQENDRKLIRKEKARLARLAAVQVITADELPQKRTQRVAEVPRAAEVESMKPVGVVGRRKPQKIIQTNRSPASPSNNNSPMSPTDIKTKNTDTNLNVGTDIAELSFRAISPSFSNRRGSQCSQEALQRSVSVEEQRQGALSSRAQSKTTLNELLDTLKLLEDEPERLSEPKCYRKEKYAWIDEDGDSNSLTTDNLERHRQLSHHPALPDGGALLSEAKLQSIMSFLDEMEKSEQERPRSVTSGSHREAVLSEEELVGVEQASATAAEVTGSMMRIKLELEEKKRTVNMLQAALAQQRELTLRHVNETEKELNRNLHLQKEQSESTIQRHLTFIDQLINDKKSLSERCEGVVGELKLVDQKYTKQIAQMQEQHEMVWQILGPLCEEIKKLKDLMSATEKIRREKWIDEKTRKIKEITVKGLEPEIQKLISKHKQELKKLRALHEAELLQADDRVAQRYVRQCEELRVQLEKEKEEQCQRERELAKQRYEKQLQEEELSLQQQRRRLYKEVSDEKERLAQLSARQRVELEDLKRQLEENSSLAARALREELEKTRQEQERRHQVEMKALQERLGIERQTWEGNYKRKEEAWLLSRERELKDALRRERDKEIELAICTLEDETTKDKEECERAADNRVKRLREKYEAELRELARSERTAVEKQQELRRQQIVTEEELIRLQAMLGQKEQEMEDITQTRDKLSDERRSLAEVIRQEFADRLVMTEEENRRMKVEVSEVRARQRLEVERVTREKEEELAEVHQRVKSAILRKEDTVSNLRKQHEAALKRADHLEALWEQQRKQLLEK, from the exons TCAGGAACAGAGCGGGGACTACTTGGCCCTGTTTGACAGCCGCTCGGATGGACGCAAGAAACTGTCCAGCTTCAGCAAGGCGTCTCCAGACAGAACCACATGGAACATCCTG GACGACCAGCCCAGAGCTTTTCCTGTGCACTTGAGTCCTCGTAGCACCGGCAGCGTGGACTCTCCCATCAGCCTGAAGAAGAGAGAGCCTGGCATTGCTCTGGCCGCCACCTTCACCGCCAACAACAG GAGCAACAAGGGAGCTGTGGGGAATTCTGTCACCACCATCTTGCACAACAACTATTCTGAGAAACCACTCACGCCAAAGAGCTCCAACCAGAAGCCGTCCTTTAA TAACATCCTGAAAGCCACAGCAAATGATGAAGTGTCACTGGAGAACGGCTCCCTCACCAAGTCCCAGAAGAATTTCTCCTCAACATCTTTAAGTTCCAACAACAGATCTCCGGTGTTGGCCCTCCACGGCAGCCCCGTCCTGCTGCGGAGGAAGGAGGTCAccgaggaggaggctgaaag GTTTATTCAGCAGGTGAACCAGGCAGCAGTCACCATCCAGCGCTGGTACAGAGCCAAGAGACGACACACAAACCAGGCAGCGCTCAAACGCATCCTTGCTGGTAAAAGAAAG gagtgggaggagagaaCGGAGGACGACAGTCGCCTGGAGCAGCCGCAGAAACGGGACGAAGACAGGAAACGGATTCGTGAAGAGAAAGCTCGTCTGGCCCGTCTCGCTGCCATCCAG GAACTGCAGCAGAAACGGGCCCAGCGGGTCACAGAGGTGCAGCATGCGGCCGAGCTGGAGCTTGAAAACCAGAGGCCGACCAGTGGGGTTGGGAGGAAGAAACCTCCCAAGATTACTCTGACCAATAAAAGTCCAGCGGCCTCGCCGAGCAACAACAGCCCCGTGTCGCCCACAGTTGTCAAAGCCAAAAATACAG ACTCCAATTTGAACATTGTGGCCGACGTAGGTGAACTGAGCTTCAGAGCCATTTCTCCTGCTCTGTCCAATCCCAGAGGCTCTCAGTGTTCCCAG GagcaggaggacagagcagaggaggataTTTGTCTGGAGCAGCCGCACCAGGAGAACGACAGGAAACTGATCCGTAAAGAGAAAGCTCGTCTGGCCCGTCTCGCCGCCGTGCAGGTGATCACGGCTGAT GAGCTGCCACAGAAAAGAACCCAGCGAGTGGCAGAGGTGCCTCGCGCAGCTGAAGTGGAAAGCATGAAGCCGGTTGGTGTGGTTGGACGCAGGAAGCCGCAAAAGATTATCCAGACCAACAGAAGTCCAGCCTCGCcgagcaacaacaacagcccGATGTCACCAACAGACATCAAAACCAAGAACACAG ACACCAATTTGAATGTGGGGACTGACATAGCGGAGCTCAGCTTCAGAGCCATTTCCCCATCGTTCTCCAATCGCAGAGGTTCTCAGTGTTCCCAG GAGGCTCTGCAGAGGTCTGTGAGTGTGGAGGAGCAGCGTCAGGGAGCTTTGTCCAGCAGAGCTCAGTCTAAAACTACGCTCAACGAGCTGCTGGACACTCTGAAGCTGCTGGAGGACGAGCCAGAGAGGCTGTCCGAGCCCAAGTGCTACCGCAAGGAGAAGTACGCCTGGATAGATGAG GACGGAGACTCCAACTCTCTGACCACTGACAACCTGGAGCGCCACAGGCAGCTGAGCCACCACCCCGCACTGCCAGACGGGGGCGCCCTGCTCTCTGAGGCCAAGCTGCAGAGCATCATGAGCTTCCTCGACGAGATGGAGAAGTCTGAGCAGGAGAGACCTCGCTCGGTCACCTCAGGATCACACAGAGAG GCTGTGTTGTCTGAGGAGGAGCTGGTCGGCGTCGAGCAGGCGTCGGCCACCGCCGCCGAAGTCACCGGCTCCATGATGAGAATcaagctggagctggaggagaagaaacgCACCGTGAACATGCTGCAGGCCGCGCTG gcccagcagagggagctgacGCTGAGGCATGTGAATGAGACAGAGAAGGAGCTGAACAGGAACCTCCATCTCCAGAAGGAACAATCTGAGTCCACCATCCAGAGACACCTCACTTTCATTGATCAG CTGATCAACGATAAGAAGTCCCTGAGTGAGCGCTGTGAGGGAGTGGTGGGAGAGCTGAAGCTGGTGGATCAGAAATACACCAAGCAGATTGCACAGATGCAGGAGCAGCATGAGATG GTTTGGCAAATTCTGGGTCCCTTGTGCGAG GAGATCAAGAAGTTAAAGGACCTAATGAGCGCCACGGAGAAAATACGGCGGGAGAAATGGATCGACGAGAAAACCAGGAAGATTAAAGAGATCACTGTGAAAG GTCTGGAGCCGGAGATCCAGAAGCTGAtctccaaacacaaacaggagctgaagaagctgcGGGCGCTCCACGAGGCGGAGCTGCTGCAGGCGGACGACCGGGTGGCCCAGCGCTACGTCCGCCAGTGTGAAGAGCTCCGCGtacagctggagaaggagaaggaggagcagtgtcagagagagagggagctcgCCAAGCAGAG gtatgagaagcagcttcaggaggaggagctgtccctccagcagcagaggaggcgtCTCTACAAGGAGGTGTCCGACGAGAAAGAGAGGTTGGCCCAGCTGTCTGCTcg GCAGCGAGTGGAGCTGGAGGATCTGAAgcggcagctggaggagaacagTTCTCTGGCTGCACGGGCGCTCAGAGAAGAGCTGGAAAAAACCagacaggagcaggagaggaggcacCAG gTGGAGATGAAGGCATTACAAGAACGACTGGGCATCGAGAGGCAAACCTGGGAAGGAAACTACAAGAGAAAAGAG GAGGCGTGGCTTCTGAGCCGTGAGCGCGAGCTCAAAGACGCGCTGCGACGAGAACGCGACAAAGAGATTGAACTCGCCATCTGCACGCTGGAGGACGAAACGACCAAGGACAAGGAGGAGTGTGAGAGGGCAGCTGACAACAG GGTGAAGCGTTTGAGGGAGAAATACGAGGCTGAGCTCAGGGAGCTGGCGCGCTCGGAGAGGACGGCTGTGGAGAAACAACAAGAGCTGAGGAGGCAGCAGATAGTCACGGAGGAAGAGCTGATCAGACTTCAGGCCATGCTCGGACAGAAAGAACAGGAGATGGAGGACATCACACAG ACCAGGGACAAGCTGTCAGACGAGCGCCGCAGCCTGGCAGAGGTGATAAGGCAGGAGTTTGCTGACAGGCTGGTgatgacggaggaggagaaccGCCGGATGAAAGTTGAAGTGTCAGAGGTCAGGGCCAGGCAGCggctggaggtggagagggtgaccagggagaaggaggaggagctggctgaAGTCCATCAACG AGTGAAGTCGGCCATCTTGAGGAAGGAAGACACGGTCAGTAATCTTCGGAAGCAGCACGAG GCTGCTCTGAAGAGGGCGGATCACCTGGAGGCCCTGTGGGaacagcagaggaagcagctgctggagaagtGA
- the cep131 gene encoding centrosomal protein of 131 kDa isoform X5, whose translation MHKTRSPSSIPTGVSRDALDLSLSGSQLSVSKRPSSASPGKCFSRSVSVSVAGERRGKRNTLSDVSFGSSRSIKNLRRSNSTTQVNQQANISLSQEQSGDYLALFDSRSDGRKKLSSFSKASPDRTTWNILDDQPRAFPVHLSPRSTGSVDSPISLKKREPGIALAATFTANNRSNKGAVGNSVTTILHNNYSEKPLTPKSSNQKPSFNNILKATANDEVSLENGSLTKSQKNFSSTSLSSNNRSPVLALHGSPVLLRRKEVTEEEAERFIQQVNQAAVTIQRWYRAKRRHTNQAALKRILAGKRKEWEERTEDDSRLEQPQKRDEDRKRIREEKARLARLAAIQELQQKRAQRVTEVQHAAELELENQRPTSGVGRKKPPKITLTNKSPAASPSNNSPVSPTVVKAKNTDSNLNIVADVGELSFRAISPALSNPRGSQCSQEALQRSVSVEEQRQGALSSRAQSKTTLNELLDTLKLLEDEPERLSEPKCYRKEKYAWIDEDGDSNSLTTDNLERHRQLSHHPALPDGGALLSEAKLQSIMSFLDEMEKSEQERPRSVTSGSHREAVLSEEELVGVEQASATAAEVTGSMMRIKLELEEKKRTVNMLQAALAQQRELTLRHVNETEKELNRNLHLQKEQSESTIQRHLTFIDQLINDKKSLSERCEGVVGELKLVDQKYTKQIAQMQEQHEMVWQILGPLCEEIKKLKDLMSATEKIRREKWIDEKTRKIKEITVKGLEPEIQKLISKHKQELKKLRALHEAELLQADDRVAQRYVRQCEELRVQLEKEKEEQCQRERELAKQRYEKQLQEEELSLQQQRRRLYKEVSDEKERLAQLSARQRVELEDLKRQLEENSSLAARALREELEKTRQEQERRHQVEMKALQERLGIERQTWEGNYKRKEEAWLLSRERELKDALRRERDKEIELAICTLEDETTKDKEECERAADNRVKRLREKYEAELRELARSERTAVEKQQELRRQQIVTEEELIRLQAMLGQKEQEMEDITQTRDKLSDERRSLAEVIRQEFADRLVMTEEENRRMKVEVSEVRARQRLEVERVTREKEEELAEVHQRVKSAILRKEDTVSNLRKQHEAALKRADHLEALWEQQRKQLLEK comes from the exons TCAGGAACAGAGCGGGGACTACTTGGCCCTGTTTGACAGCCGCTCGGATGGACGCAAGAAACTGTCCAGCTTCAGCAAGGCGTCTCCAGACAGAACCACATGGAACATCCTG GACGACCAGCCCAGAGCTTTTCCTGTGCACTTGAGTCCTCGTAGCACCGGCAGCGTGGACTCTCCCATCAGCCTGAAGAAGAGAGAGCCTGGCATTGCTCTGGCCGCCACCTTCACCGCCAACAACAG GAGCAACAAGGGAGCTGTGGGGAATTCTGTCACCACCATCTTGCACAACAACTATTCTGAGAAACCACTCACGCCAAAGAGCTCCAACCAGAAGCCGTCCTTTAA TAACATCCTGAAAGCCACAGCAAATGATGAAGTGTCACTGGAGAACGGCTCCCTCACCAAGTCCCAGAAGAATTTCTCCTCAACATCTTTAAGTTCCAACAACAGATCTCCGGTGTTGGCCCTCCACGGCAGCCCCGTCCTGCTGCGGAGGAAGGAGGTCAccgaggaggaggctgaaag GTTTATTCAGCAGGTGAACCAGGCAGCAGTCACCATCCAGCGCTGGTACAGAGCCAAGAGACGACACACAAACCAGGCAGCGCTCAAACGCATCCTTGCTGGTAAAAGAAAG gagtgggaggagagaaCGGAGGACGACAGTCGCCTGGAGCAGCCGCAGAAACGGGACGAAGACAGGAAACGGATTCGTGAAGAGAAAGCTCGTCTGGCCCGTCTCGCTGCCATCCAG GAACTGCAGCAGAAACGGGCCCAGCGGGTCACAGAGGTGCAGCATGCGGCCGAGCTGGAGCTTGAAAACCAGAGGCCGACCAGTGGGGTTGGGAGGAAGAAACCTCCCAAGATTACTCTGACCAATAAAAGTCCAGCGGCCTCGCCGAGCAACAACAGCCCCGTGTCGCCCACAGTTGTCAAAGCCAAAAATACAG ACTCCAATTTGAACATTGTGGCCGACGTAGGTGAACTGAGCTTCAGAGCCATTTCTCCTGCTCTGTCCAATCCCAGAGGCTCTCAGTGTTCCCAG GAGGCTCTGCAGAGGTCTGTGAGTGTGGAGGAGCAGCGTCAGGGAGCTTTGTCCAGCAGAGCTCAGTCTAAAACTACGCTCAACGAGCTGCTGGACACTCTGAAGCTGCTGGAGGACGAGCCAGAGAGGCTGTCCGAGCCCAAGTGCTACCGCAAGGAGAAGTACGCCTGGATAGATGAG GACGGAGACTCCAACTCTCTGACCACTGACAACCTGGAGCGCCACAGGCAGCTGAGCCACCACCCCGCACTGCCAGACGGGGGCGCCCTGCTCTCTGAGGCCAAGCTGCAGAGCATCATGAGCTTCCTCGACGAGATGGAGAAGTCTGAGCAGGAGAGACCTCGCTCGGTCACCTCAGGATCACACAGAGAG GCTGTGTTGTCTGAGGAGGAGCTGGTCGGCGTCGAGCAGGCGTCGGCCACCGCCGCCGAAGTCACCGGCTCCATGATGAGAATcaagctggagctggaggagaagaaacgCACCGTGAACATGCTGCAGGCCGCGCTG gcccagcagagggagctgacGCTGAGGCATGTGAATGAGACAGAGAAGGAGCTGAACAGGAACCTCCATCTCCAGAAGGAACAATCTGAGTCCACCATCCAGAGACACCTCACTTTCATTGATCAG CTGATCAACGATAAGAAGTCCCTGAGTGAGCGCTGTGAGGGAGTGGTGGGAGAGCTGAAGCTGGTGGATCAGAAATACACCAAGCAGATTGCACAGATGCAGGAGCAGCATGAGATG GTTTGGCAAATTCTGGGTCCCTTGTGCGAG GAGATCAAGAAGTTAAAGGACCTAATGAGCGCCACGGAGAAAATACGGCGGGAGAAATGGATCGACGAGAAAACCAGGAAGATTAAAGAGATCACTGTGAAAG GTCTGGAGCCGGAGATCCAGAAGCTGAtctccaaacacaaacaggagctgaagaagctgcGGGCGCTCCACGAGGCGGAGCTGCTGCAGGCGGACGACCGGGTGGCCCAGCGCTACGTCCGCCAGTGTGAAGAGCTCCGCGtacagctggagaaggagaaggaggagcagtgtcagagagagagggagctcgCCAAGCAGAG gtatgagaagcagcttcaggaggaggagctgtccctccagcagcagaggaggcgtCTCTACAAGGAGGTGTCCGACGAGAAAGAGAGGTTGGCCCAGCTGTCTGCTcg GCAGCGAGTGGAGCTGGAGGATCTGAAgcggcagctggaggagaacagTTCTCTGGCTGCACGGGCGCTCAGAGAAGAGCTGGAAAAAACCagacaggagcaggagaggaggcacCAG gTGGAGATGAAGGCATTACAAGAACGACTGGGCATCGAGAGGCAAACCTGGGAAGGAAACTACAAGAGAAAAGAG GAGGCGTGGCTTCTGAGCCGTGAGCGCGAGCTCAAAGACGCGCTGCGACGAGAACGCGACAAAGAGATTGAACTCGCCATCTGCACGCTGGAGGACGAAACGACCAAGGACAAGGAGGAGTGTGAGAGGGCAGCTGACAACAG GGTGAAGCGTTTGAGGGAGAAATACGAGGCTGAGCTCAGGGAGCTGGCGCGCTCGGAGAGGACGGCTGTGGAGAAACAACAAGAGCTGAGGAGGCAGCAGATAGTCACGGAGGAAGAGCTGATCAGACTTCAGGCCATGCTCGGACAGAAAGAACAGGAGATGGAGGACATCACACAG ACCAGGGACAAGCTGTCAGACGAGCGCCGCAGCCTGGCAGAGGTGATAAGGCAGGAGTTTGCTGACAGGCTGGTgatgacggaggaggagaaccGCCGGATGAAAGTTGAAGTGTCAGAGGTCAGGGCCAGGCAGCggctggaggtggagagggtgaccagggagaaggaggaggagctggctgaAGTCCATCAACG AGTGAAGTCGGCCATCTTGAGGAAGGAAGACACGGTCAGTAATCTTCGGAAGCAGCACGAG GCTGCTCTGAAGAGGGCGGATCACCTGGAGGCCCTGTGGGaacagcagaggaagcagctgctggagaagtGA